From the Clostridium putrefaciens genome, one window contains:
- a CDS encoding radical SAM protein, with protein MSIKETVKKGAKDVTISAMVNLLDKDPEKNVDKLYSLANKMAKGKDEKEQIQGVYSYYNNNPATHEYIQNILKTTDKKCMKKFFVNFLGNANWYGMPKRAKILEEEGTKVPFTILISPSMRCNLRCAGCYAADYDKKDDLTYEEVDRIIGEARELGIYYIVVLGGEPFFQEYMLDIYKKYDDILFTPFTNGTLFDETLADKIRDLGNVFPMFSLEGFEEETDKRRGKGTFDKVMKGMDLLRERGVLFGVSSATSRFNMDTVTSDKFTDMLIEKGSKMTWYFMYMPIGDNPDVGAMLTPEQRIELGKRTRNIRSTKPYFTIDFFNDAPYVGGCIAGKFYCHINSKGDVEPCIFAHFACDNVKDKSLIDVFRGPFFKELRSRQPYNENLLLPCMMVDNTKVIREVVEKTGAYATHPGANRMIDNEKFMKELDDYAKDFKPYAEKAWKEDFSSKGNYEMSKG; from the coding sequence ATGAGTATTAAAGAAACTGTAAAAAAAGGAGCAAAAGATGTTACAATATCTGCAATGGTGAATTTATTAGATAAAGATCCAGAAAAAAATGTAGATAAATTATATTCTTTAGCTAATAAAATGGCTAAAGGAAAAGACGAAAAGGAACAAATACAAGGTGTATACAGTTATTATAATAACAATCCAGCTACTCATGAATATATTCAAAATATACTAAAGACTACTGATAAGAAATGTATGAAAAAGTTCTTTGTAAACTTTTTAGGAAATGCCAATTGGTATGGAATGCCTAAAAGAGCAAAGATTCTTGAAGAGGAAGGTACTAAAGTACCATTTACTATATTAATAAGCCCATCCATGAGATGTAATTTAAGATGTGCAGGGTGTTATGCTGCAGATTATGATAAAAAAGATGATCTTACCTATGAAGAGGTGGACAGGATTATAGGTGAGGCTAGAGAACTTGGAATATATTATATAGTGGTGCTTGGAGGAGAACCTTTCTTTCAAGAATATATGTTAGACATATATAAAAAATATGATGATATATTATTTACTCCATTTACTAATGGAACACTATTTGATGAAACATTAGCAGATAAGATTAGAGATTTAGGAAATGTATTCCCTATGTTTTCATTAGAGGGTTTTGAAGAAGAAACAGATAAAAGAAGAGGTAAAGGAACATTTGATAAAGTTATGAAGGGTATGGATTTACTAAGAGAAAGAGGTGTGCTTTTTGGTGTATCTTCAGCTACATCTAGGTTTAATATGGATACAGTTACCTCTGATAAGTTTACTGACATGCTTATAGAAAAAGGATCAAAAATGACTTGGTATTTCATGTATATGCCTATTGGAGATAATCCAGATGTAGGAGCAATGCTTACTCCGGAACAAAGGATAGAACTTGGAAAAAGGACAAGGAATATTAGAAGCACTAAACCTTACTTTACAATAGACTTTTTTAATGATGCTCCATATGTTGGTGGGTGTATCGCAGGAAAGTTCTATTGCCATATAAACTCCAAAGGAGATGTAGAACCCTGTATATTTGCTCACTTTGCCTGTGATAATGTAAAGGATAAGAGCCTTATAGATGTATTTAGAGGACCATTTTTTAAAGAACTTAGATCAAGACAACCATATAACGAAAATTTATTATTGCCTTGTATGATGGTTGATAATACTAAAGTTATAAGAGAAGTAGTTGAAAAGACTGGAGCTTATGCAACACATCCTGGTGCAAATAGAATGATAGATAACGAAAAGTTTATGAAAGAATTAGATGATTACGCTAAAGATTTTAAACCTTATGCAGAAAAGGCATGGAAAGAAGATTTCAGTTCTAAAGGGAATTATGAAATGTCAAAGGGTTAA
- a CDS encoding ABC transporter substrate-binding protein encodes MKKRIFMFICVILSIIFIVFYKTSKRNNDTDVLKGNLTIIAEGENYNYLLNLSEKFKKNNPKVNITIKEMKENYFEKGFEDSLKKPNNNADIVIMPSRYVNYFGSKYPLSFSEVNEFISSYRDSIRKERIDQVTVGDKIMAFPFYDEPVVLYYNKSLLDSNNLKIEDIRTWNHILSFKNNINNNILAYTGEDYFEFYNILMNQLKVDKSKKDNHVNEIKAMEVLKEIFKDNRASILNEDEATKLLINGDIPFIIGNNKTLKDIYKNVPSNKKVELGVSNIPSFEPGGNRDVLSSGYNFAIMKECKNKKLTEAFIEFALLEKYSTLEATNSYNIFLSYNKYQDESIYNTSYSFISERKPLRILDNINRNGTYLKININDLENKDKINEDISIIINSKNSVEKDIKDLLKKYNK; translated from the coding sequence GTGAAAAAGAGAATTTTTATGTTTATATGTGTAATATTAAGCATAATATTTATAGTCTTTTATAAAACTTCTAAAAGGAACAATGATACAGATGTTTTGAAGGGGAATTTAACAATTATAGCTGAAGGTGAAAATTATAATTATCTATTAAATTTAAGTGAAAAGTTTAAAAAGAATAATCCTAAGGTAAACATAACTATTAAAGAAATGAAAGAAAATTATTTTGAAAAAGGATTTGAAGATTCTTTAAAAAAGCCAAATAATAATGCCGATATAGTAATAATGCCTTCGAGATATGTGAATTATTTCGGAAGTAAGTATCCCCTTTCTTTTTCAGAGGTTAATGAATTTATTTCAAGTTACAGGGATTCCATAAGAAAAGAGAGGATAGATCAGGTTACTGTTGGAGATAAGATAATGGCTTTTCCATTTTATGATGAGCCAGTAGTTTTATATTATAATAAATCACTTTTAGATAGTAATAACTTAAAAATAGAAGATATAAGGACATGGAATCATATATTATCTTTTAAAAACAATATTAATAATAATATATTAGCATACACAGGGGAAGATTATTTTGAATTTTACAATATACTTATGAATCAGCTTAAAGTAGATAAGTCTAAAAAAGACAACCATGTAAATGAAATAAAGGCAATGGAAGTCTTAAAAGAAATATTTAAAGATAACAGGGCTAGTATATTAAATGAAGATGAGGCAACTAAGCTATTAATAAATGGAGATATACCTTTTATAATAGGAAATAATAAAACTTTAAAGGATATATACAAAAATGTACCATCTAATAAAAAGGTAGAGCTTGGAGTGTCTAATATACCTAGCTTCGAGCCTGGTGGAAATAGAGATGTGTTGTCATCAGGCTATAACTTTGCAATAATGAAAGAATGTAAAAATAAGAAACTTACTGAAGCATTTATTGAATTTGCGTTGTTAGAGAAGTACTCTACTTTAGAGGCAACTAATTCTTATAATATATTTTTAAGTTATAACAAGTATCAAGATGAATCAATTTATAATACTAGTTATAGTTTTATAAGTGAAAGAAAGCCTTTAAGGATATTAGATAATATCAATAGAAATGGAACGTATTTAAAAATAAATATAAACGATTTAGAAAATAAAGATAAGATTAATGAGGATATAAGTATTATTATTAATAGTAAAAACAGTGTAGAAAAAGATATAAAGGATCTACTTAAAAAATATAACAAATGA
- the eutH gene encoding ethanolamine utilization protein EutH, whose amino-acid sequence MDKIILGIICFFFVFGGIDFAIGNRLQVGEKFEEGLKTMGPLAIGMVGIYSLSPLFATVITTIINPVAKLLSLDPSLFPAMILASDMGSYALAKKIAFSKEMGIFSGVILSSMLGTTISFTIPMAIGMVDKKDHEYLSKGIMAGIITIPLGCLVGGIIQGIHGATLAWNLMPIIIFAILLSVGLIRYPKKVMKLFSILGKVIIGIGVTGLIIQGIDIILGIKLVNGLIPPEDSIAVAGKIAFVLGGAYPMISVISRIFKESFKRLGRRFGLDAVSVAAFLGCFASNLLVFASFKEMNIKGKVLCTAFSVSGAFVFGGQMGFISAKEPEALGVFIISKLVAGFSAMILASILFECDFIEEGFQKGFVEGEI is encoded by the coding sequence ATGGATAAGATAATTTTAGGAATTATATGCTTTTTCTTTGTATTTGGAGGTATAGATTTTGCTATAGGAAATAGATTACAGGTAGGAGAAAAGTTTGAAGAGGGTTTAAAGACTATGGGACCACTTGCCATTGGTATGGTAGGCATTTATTCACTTTCTCCTCTTTTTGCTACGGTAATTACTACAATTATAAATCCTGTGGCGAAATTGCTTTCATTAGATCCATCATTATTTCCTGCTATGATATTAGCTAGTGATATGGGATCTTATGCATTAGCTAAAAAAATAGCCTTTAGTAAAGAGATGGGGATATTTTCAGGAGTAATACTTTCATCTATGCTAGGCACAACAATAAGCTTCACCATACCTATGGCAATAGGTATGGTAGATAAAAAAGATCATGAGTATTTATCAAAGGGCATAATGGCCGGGATAATAACGATACCCCTTGGATGTCTTGTAGGCGGAATAATTCAAGGAATACATGGTGCAACTTTAGCTTGGAACTTAATGCCTATAATTATTTTTGCTATACTTCTATCTGTTGGACTTATACGTTATCCGAAGAAGGTTATGAAATTGTTTTCGATTTTAGGGAAGGTAATAATAGGTATAGGGGTAACAGGACTTATTATACAAGGCATAGATATTATATTAGGAATTAAATTAGTAAACGGACTTATACCACCAGAAGATTCGATTGCAGTAGCTGGAAAAATTGCATTTGTACTAGGTGGTGCTTATCCAATGATCTCTGTAATCAGTAGAATATTCAAAGAATCCTTTAAGCGACTTGGAAGAAGATTTGGATTGGATGCAGTATCTGTGGCTGCATTTCTAGGATGTTTTGCAAGCAACCTTTTAGTGTTTGCAAGCTTTAAGGAAATGAACATTAAAGGAAAGGTACTTTGTACAGCATTTAGTGTAAGTGGGGCCTTTGTTTTTGGTGGTCAGATGGGATTTATATCTGCTAAAGAGCCTGAAGCTTTAGGGGTTTTTATAATATCAAAATTAGTAGCTGGATTCAGTGCTATGATTTTAGCTAGTATATTATTTGAATGTGATTTTATAGAAGAAGGTTTTCAAAAGGGTTTTGTAGAGGGGGAAATATAA
- a CDS encoding glycine betaine ABC transporter substrate-binding protein, translating to MTSIKEFFGFVLSRKGEIISLILEHIQLTIMAVLLAIVVGVPLGILITRKRKLATPLIGIANVIQSIPSLALLGFLIPVMGIGSKPAVFMVFLYSLLPILKNTYTAIMNINPDMLEAAKAMGMRRKDMLFMVELPLSLPIIMTGIRISAVTAVGLMTIAAFVGAGGLGYMVFSGVQTVNNNMILAGAIPACILALLMDLVIGKVEKLVTPAGVSSTNVGNSNKKDKRILGIIAGVLVVIIAFGFSKSYFGSKNKIVVASKNYNEQLILGNMISTLIEKNTDLEVERKLNLGGSSIIINALKAKEVDLYVEYTGTALISIMKHENIKDKNKAYNVVSDYFKENLGIMWLKPLGFNNTYTLAVTQDTANKYNLNTYSDLSKVSEKLTLGSTIEFANRQDGYLGVKDAYGMNFKDVKAIDGGLRYTSLVNNSAQVVDAFSTDGLLESLNLKVLEDDKGFFPPYYSVPIIREEVLEKHPELEAVINKLAGQISDKDMGKLNYKVDKDGEDPRKVAEDFLRERGLI from the coding sequence ATGACTTCAATAAAAGAATTTTTTGGTTTTGTTTTATCTAGAAAGGGTGAAATAATATCTTTAATATTAGAACATATTCAACTTACCATTATGGCTGTACTTTTGGCCATTGTTGTAGGAGTTCCACTTGGAATATTAATTACAAGAAAAAGAAAGCTAGCAACACCTTTAATTGGTATAGCTAATGTAATACAATCAATACCTAGCCTTGCTTTGTTAGGATTTTTAATTCCAGTTATGGGTATAGGAAGTAAGCCAGCAGTTTTCATGGTGTTTTTATATTCTTTACTACCTATTCTTAAAAATACATATACTGCAATAATGAATATTAATCCAGATATGTTAGAAGCAGCTAAGGCCATGGGGATGAGAAGAAAAGACATGTTATTTATGGTGGAACTTCCACTTTCTTTACCAATTATTATGACTGGAATTAGAATTTCAGCTGTAACTGCAGTAGGTCTTATGACTATTGCTGCCTTTGTAGGTGCTGGAGGACTTGGGTATATGGTGTTTTCAGGGGTGCAAACTGTAAATAACAATATGATACTTGCAGGTGCTATTCCAGCTTGTATACTAGCACTTCTTATGGATCTTGTTATAGGAAAGGTAGAAAAACTAGTAACCCCTGCAGGGGTAAGCTCTACTAACGTAGGTAATAGCAACAAAAAGGATAAAAGAATTTTAGGAATAATTGCAGGGGTTCTCGTTGTAATTATAGCATTTGGATTTTCTAAATCCTACTTTGGATCTAAAAATAAAATAGTTGTAGCGTCAAAAAATTATAATGAACAGCTTATACTAGGAAATATGATATCCACATTGATAGAAAAAAATACAGATTTAGAAGTAGAAAGAAAATTAAATTTAGGTGGTAGTTCCATAATTATTAATGCTTTAAAAGCTAAAGAGGTAGATCTATATGTTGAATATACTGGAACGGCTTTAATTAGTATAATGAAGCATGAAAATATAAAAGATAAGAATAAGGCCTATAATGTAGTTTCGGATTATTTTAAAGAAAACCTTGGAATTATGTGGCTTAAGCCCTTAGGATTTAACAATACTTATACACTAGCGGTAACACAAGATACTGCAAATAAGTATAATCTTAATACTTATTCTGATTTATCAAAGGTTAGTGAAAAACTTACATTAGGATCTACTATAGAATTTGCAAATAGACAGGATGGATATTTAGGGGTAAAGGATGCTTACGGAATGAACTTTAAAGATGTAAAGGCTATAGACGGAGGACTTAGATATACTTCTCTTGTGAATAATAGTGCACAAGTAGTAGATGCATTTTCAACAGATGGTTTGCTTGAAAGCTTAAATTTAAAGGTGTTAGAGGATGACAAAGGATTTTTCCCACCTTATTACTCTGTACCTATAATTAGGGAAGAAGTATTAGAAAAGCATCCTGAACTTGAAGCTGTTATAAATAAGTTAGCAGGACAAATTAGTGACAAGGATATGGGTAAATTAAACTATAAAGTAGATAAGGATGGAGAAGATCCAAGAAAAGTAGCAGAGGACTTTTTAAGAGAAAGAGGACTAATTTAA